ATCAATTTTATTAATTAAAAGTAAATCTGAGCGAGTAATGCCTGGACCTCCTTTACGTGGAATTTTTTCACCTTCGGCAACATCAATGACAAAAATGGTTACATCAGCAAGATCTGGACTGAAGGTGGCAGAAAGATTATCGCCTCCGCTTTCAATAAGGATTAATTCGATATCAGGAAAGCGTGTTACCAATTCATCTACAGCTTCTAGGTTCATGCTGGCATCTTCACGAATAGCAGTATGCGGACAACCACCTGTTTCGACTCCGATAATTTTTTCTTTCGGTAAAAGACTATTTTTGATCATGAATTCAGCATCTTCTTTGGTATAAATGTCATTCGTAATCACGCCAAT
This is a stretch of genomic DNA from Candidatus Pedobacter colombiensis. It encodes these proteins:
- the ureG gene encoding urease accessory protein UreG, producing the protein MEPRKYIKIGVAGPVGSGKTALLERLSRRMLNDYNIGVITNDIYTKEDAEFMIKNSLLPKEKIIGVETGGCPHTAIREDASMNLEAVDELVTRFPDIELILIESGGDNLSATFSPDLADVTIFVIDVAEGEKIPRKGGPGITRSDLLLINKIDLAPYVCASLEVMENDARRMRNGAPFLFSNLLAMEGLDEIIGWIKKYALLEDVEEPNLIR